The Natranaerovirga pectinivora genome includes a window with the following:
- the uvrA gene encoding excinuclease ABC subunit UvrA — MAQNNIVVKGAKEHNLKNIDLTIPREKFIVFTGLSGSGKSSLAFDTIYAEGQRRYVESLSAYARQFLGQMEKPDVEHIEGLSPAISIDQKTTSRNPRSTVGTVTEIYDYFRLLFARIGIPHCPSCGKEIKKQTVDQMVDHIMSLEERTKIQLLAPVVRGRKGQHLKVLDQARKSGYVRARIDGNLYELTEDIDLDKNKKHTIEIIVDRLVVKEGIEKRLADSIETVLQITGGLLVVDVVDKESLTFSQSFACPDCGISIDEIEPRMFSFNNPFGACAECHGLGFKMEFDPELIVPNEKLTITEGAFVVPGWASAANDDSYVRSLLDGLAGAYKFNLRVPYEALSDEVKNILMYGTNGEKVKVIYSNERGTGEYDTEFEGILKNLERRYRETSSEYMRQEYEGYMTNTPCPKCKGARLNEEVLAITISDKNIADLTELSISDLYEFFNTVELNDRQKLIGEQILKEINARIGFLMDVGLDYLSLSRSAGTLSGGEAQRIRLATQIGSGLVGVVYILDEPSIGLHQRDNEKLLKTLDNLRSLGNTLIVVEHDEDTMFAADHIVDIGPGAGAHGGQVVAQGTAKEIMANENSITGAYLSGKKKIEVPKTRRKPNGNWLTIKGASENNLKNVDVKIPLGVITSITGVSGSGKSTLINEILYKSLAKELSRSKVKPGKHKAIEGIEHLDKVIDIDQAPIGRTPRSNPATYTGVFDHIRDLFATTQEAKMKGYQKGRFSFNVKGGRCESCRGDGIIKIEMHFLPDVYVPCEVCKGKRYNRETLDVKYKGKTISDVLDMTVEEALGFFENIPNIKRKLETLFDVGLSYIKLGQSSTTLSGGEAQRVKLATELSKRSTGKTIYILDEPTTGLHFADVHRLVDIIQRLAEGGNTLLIIEHNLDVIKTADYIIDLGPEGGDKGGTILATGTPEDIAKVEASYTGQFLKRMLN, encoded by the coding sequence ATGGCGCAAAATAATATAGTAGTAAAAGGAGCTAAAGAACATAATTTAAAAAATATTGACTTAACAATTCCTAGGGAAAAATTTATTGTATTTACAGGGTTAAGTGGATCGGGAAAATCCTCTTTAGCCTTTGATACAATATATGCAGAAGGCCAAAGAAGGTATGTAGAGTCTTTATCAGCATATGCTAGACAATTCTTGGGACAAATGGAAAAACCAGATGTTGAACATATAGAGGGATTATCCCCTGCTATTTCTATTGATCAAAAAACCACTAGCAGGAACCCAAGGTCAACGGTTGGGACAGTAACTGAGATCTATGACTATTTTCGATTGCTTTTTGCTAGAATAGGCATACCCCATTGTCCAAGTTGTGGAAAAGAAATAAAGAAACAAACAGTGGATCAAATGGTTGATCATATTATGTCATTAGAAGAAAGAACAAAAATTCAGCTATTGGCTCCAGTGGTAAGAGGGAGAAAAGGACAACACTTAAAAGTTCTAGATCAAGCAAGAAAAAGTGGATATGTACGAGCTAGAATCGATGGCAATTTATATGAACTAACAGAAGATATAGATTTGGATAAAAACAAAAAACACACCATTGAAATAATTGTAGATAGGCTAGTAGTAAAAGAAGGCATAGAAAAAAGATTAGCAGATTCTATTGAGACTGTATTACAGATAACAGGTGGTTTATTGGTTGTAGATGTAGTGGATAAAGAATCTCTGACTTTTAGTCAGAGCTTTGCCTGCCCAGATTGTGGCATTAGTATTGATGAAATCGAACCTAGAATGTTTTCTTTTAACAATCCCTTTGGTGCTTGTGCTGAGTGTCACGGTCTAGGATTTAAGATGGAATTTGACCCAGAACTTATTGTGCCAAATGAAAAACTCACCATTACAGAAGGTGCTTTTGTTGTGCCAGGGTGGGCTTCTGCTGCTAATGATGATAGTTATGTACGAAGTTTATTAGATGGGCTGGCTGGGGCATATAAGTTTAACTTACGTGTGCCTTATGAAGCGTTATCAGATGAAGTGAAAAACATACTAATGTATGGAACCAATGGAGAGAAAGTTAAAGTCATCTATAGCAATGAAAGAGGTACAGGTGAGTACGATACAGAATTCGAAGGTATCCTTAAAAATCTTGAAAGACGTTATAGAGAGACTTCATCTGAATATATGCGACAAGAATATGAAGGCTATATGACCAATACCCCTTGCCCAAAATGTAAAGGGGCAAGACTAAATGAAGAAGTATTGGCCATCACAATTAGTGATAAAAATATTGCGGATTTAACAGAGTTATCTATAAGCGATTTATATGAGTTTTTTAATACAGTAGAGTTAAATGATAGACAAAAACTCATTGGGGAACAAATACTAAAAGAAATTAATGCAAGAATAGGCTTTTTAATGGATGTTGGATTAGACTATCTGTCATTATCAAGATCTGCAGGAACTTTATCTGGTGGAGAAGCACAAAGAATTAGATTAGCAACTCAAATTGGTTCTGGATTGGTTGGTGTTGTCTATATTCTTGATGAGCCAAGTATTGGACTTCATCAAAGAGACAATGAAAAATTATTAAAAACATTGGATAACTTAAGAAGCTTAGGGAATACACTAATTGTTGTAGAACATGATGAAGATACAATGTTTGCAGCAGACCATATTGTGGATATTGGTCCGGGAGCAGGAGCTCATGGTGGACAAGTAGTTGCTCAAGGAACAGCGAAAGAGATTATGGCAAATGAAAACTCTATTACAGGGGCTTATCTAAGTGGCAAGAAAAAAATAGAAGTGCCAAAAACAAGAAGAAAACCTAATGGCAATTGGCTTACAATAAAAGGGGCTTCTGAAAACAACTTAAAAAATGTAGATGTTAAGATTCCTCTGGGGGTTATTACTTCTATAACTGGGGTTTCAGGCTCAGGCAAAAGTACATTAATTAATGAAATATTATATAAAAGTCTGGCAAAAGAATTAAGTCGAAGCAAAGTAAAGCCAGGAAAGCATAAGGCTATAGAAGGCATAGAACATCTAGACAAGGTAATTGATATAGACCAAGCACCAATAGGTAGAACACCAAGATCTAATCCAGCAACTTACACAGGAGTTTTTGACCATATTAGAGATTTATTTGCCACAACTCAAGAGGCAAAAATGAAAGGGTATCAAAAAGGCCGTTTTAGCTTTAATGTCAAAGGTGGAAGATGTGAATCTTGTAGAGGTGATGGGATTATAAAAATCGAAATGCATTTCTTACCAGATGTTTATGTGCCTTGTGAAGTTTGTAAAGGCAAAAGATACAATCGGGAAACTTTAGATGTAAAATACAAAGGCAAGACTATTTCAGATGTTTTAGACATGACAGTAGAGGAAGCATTAGGATTCTTTGAAAATATTCCTAACATCAAAAGAAAACTAGAAACATTATTTGATGTTGGTTTGTCTTATATAAAGTTAGGACAATCCTCTACAACTTTATCAGGAGGGGAAGCTCAAAGAGTTAAGCTTGCTACAGAGCTTAGCAAGCGAAGCACAGGAAAAACCATATATATATTAGATGAGCCAACAACGGGTCTACATTTTGCAGATGTTCATAGACTAGT